The following are encoded together in the Mumia sp. Pv4-285 genome:
- a CDS encoding FAD binding domain-containing protein: MDLVDVQALTVPSDRRELADWRPGDVVLAGGTYLFSAPQPRVRRLVDVTGLDWAPLEIDGDGLVIGATCTLATLAAAAGDTAPLLRGGGRRALATQGFPGDWTFGPVVRQSVDALVASFKVWHQATVGGNVCLGLPAGAMTSLLSGLGATATVWAPDLSTREVPVAELVTGDGTTLLSPGDVVRSFRLATDVLTAPVAFARTSLSTHGRSAAVVVARPTVDPATGADVALVTVTAATPRPYALVLPAPVSTADWHTALDATVSASSWLHDVHGAADWRRAQTHRLGLEALAVIGARR, from the coding sequence ATGGATCTCGTCGACGTCCAGGCACTCACCGTCCCGTCGGACCGTCGCGAGCTCGCGGACTGGCGGCCCGGCGACGTCGTCCTCGCCGGCGGCACGTACCTCTTCTCCGCGCCCCAGCCCCGGGTACGCCGGCTGGTCGACGTCACCGGGCTCGATTGGGCGCCGCTGGAGATCGACGGCGACGGGCTGGTGATCGGGGCGACGTGCACCCTCGCGACGCTCGCGGCCGCCGCCGGTGACACCGCCCCGTTGCTGCGCGGCGGCGGACGTCGCGCGCTGGCGACCCAGGGCTTTCCGGGCGATTGGACGTTCGGTCCGGTCGTGCGGCAGTCCGTCGACGCCCTTGTCGCCTCGTTCAAGGTCTGGCACCAGGCGACGGTCGGGGGCAACGTCTGCCTCGGCCTTCCCGCAGGCGCGATGACGTCGCTGCTGAGCGGGCTCGGCGCCACCGCGACCGTCTGGGCCCCCGACCTCTCGACCCGCGAGGTGCCTGTCGCCGAGCTGGTCACCGGTGACGGCACGACGCTCCTCTCCCCCGGTGACGTCGTGCGCTCGTTCCGCCTCGCGACCGACGTCCTGACGGCACCGGTCGCGTTCGCCCGGACCTCGCTGTCGACCCACGGGAGGTCGGCGGCCGTCGTCGTCGCGCGACCGACCGTCGACCCGGCCACCGGCGCGGACGTCGCCCTCGTCACGGTCACGGCAGCCACCCCGCGCCCGTACGCTCTCGTGCTCCCCGCGCCCGTCTCGACGGCGGACTGGCACACCGCGCTCGACGCCACCGTCTCCGCGTCGAGCTGGCTCCACGACGTGCACGGCGCCGCCGACTGGCGGCGCGCGCAGACCCACCGGCTCGGGCTCGAGGCTCTGGCCGTGATCGGTGCACGGCGATGA